The following is a genomic window from Nisaea sediminum.
AGCGATCGGATGCGCGTTTCCGCAAGATCGCGGACCGCCGGGTTGAAATAGCGCACCGAGCCGCCGATCACCGCCTCGTCCGGCATCACGACATAGGCGTCGGACCCCTTGAACATGGAGACGCCGATGGTCGCGGTCTCGTGCGGCGAGACGTTGCGGCCCGGCACGCTCTGGATCGCGGTGACGAGATGGGCCGCCGCCAGCACCGTGTCGACGCCGTCATGCGGCATGCCCGCATGGGTGCCCTGGCCGCGCACGGCGATGTCGAAATAGTCGATCCCGGCCATGGTCGGCCCGGCGAGCGGGCAGAAGGTCCCGAGCGGCAGGTCCGGCCAGTTGTGCAGCCCCCAGACACTCTTGCAGTCGGCCTTCTCGAACAGTCCCTCCTCGACCATCACCCGTCCGCCGCCGCCGCCCTCCTCCGCCGGCTGGAAGATCAGCGCGACGGAGCCGGCGAAATCGCGGCTCTCGGCCAACAGCTTCGCCGCACCGAGCAGCATCGCGGTATGCCCGTCATGGCCGCAGGCATGCATCTTTCCGGGGACCGTCGATTTGTAGGAATGGTCGCCGGTCTCCTGCATCGGCAGCGCGTCCATGTCGGCGCGCAGCCCGATCCTCGGTCCGTCCGTCTTGCCGCGTACGATGCCGACGACGCCGGTCTTGGCGATCCCGGTCAGCACCTCGTCGACGCCGAACTCCTTGAGCTTTTCGGCGACGATGCCGGCTGTACGCACCTCCTCGAACCCGGTCTCCGGATGGGCGTGCAGGTCGCGGCGCCATGCCGTGACCTCCTCGTGCAAGGCCGAAATGCGATTGTGGTGGCGGGAGGAAAAGGCGGGCGTCTGGGTCATGGCAATTCCGCAAGATGTCGGCCGTGCCGGCCGGACCGGAGGAAGGAAGACGGAAGGATGCCCCTTCGCCGCGCCGGATTCAAACCGTCATTCGGCGCGAACGGAGAAAGACTCCGTGCGGATCAGCTCCAGAAGG
Proteins encoded in this region:
- a CDS encoding M20 aminoacylase family protein, giving the protein MTQTPAFSSRHHNRISALHEEVTAWRRDLHAHPETGFEEVRTAGIVAEKLKEFGVDEVLTGIAKTGVVGIVRGKTDGPRIGLRADMDALPMQETGDHSYKSTVPGKMHACGHDGHTAMLLGAAKLLAESRDFAGSVALIFQPAEEGGGGGRVMVEEGLFEKADCKSVWGLHNWPDLPLGTFCPLAGPTMAGIDYFDIAVRGQGTHAGMPHDGVDTVLAAAHLVTAIQSVPGRNVSPHETATIGVSMFKGSDAYVVMPDEAVIGGSVRYFNPAVRDLAETRIRSLAEGIAKGFGCEAVIDYRKNYPPAINPPAEAEIAAGIAESVVGPEKVIREHDPCMAGEDFSFMLNERPGNYIWMGTAAPDHRSGKLHYPDYNFNDASIPLGIGYWMALVDELLPAA